GACACACTTGTACTCAACTGCTTATCTCACATGAAGTTCTTCCTTTCAAGCTTTATATTGTAGAAGTGTCTAGTTGAAGTGATTACAGACTTACAGTTAAGACGTAAGACTTAATAGTGCCCTCTTGGGTTACTGAATCACCGTCTACATTTCTTGACCAATTGATTATATATAAAGtgaaggtctttttttttttaatctacgTAGGCTTCATTGGGTTCTGTTCAACTTTTGTCTTCCCCAATGAATATTTGACCTTTTCAGCTTCTCTGTTCCCTCTTATCTCTCTGTTtctatcattattattatataatatttcacaTTAGTTTGCCTAGGAATCTTGGACTTCACATCACTGAAGTGGCTGGTTAAGTAGGTAATTTAGGTGGGaagattgttattttttatgagaggAGGTTCTGTTTAGCTTCAGATTTGTCCGAGCTAGTGAGTGAAAACTTGTAGTTGAAATGGGGAAGCTAAGCTTTGGTAAGGTGTTAGACTGTTTTAGTCTTTCTTCTTGCTCAAGCTCTTGCTTCTGCATGAACTCTGCGGAAACCCAAGATGAGTTTGAGAGCAAGCCATTGATTGCAAGTGATAAAAGCCAGTTACTGAGATTGAAAGATGTTGTTTCTGGAAAACAGACCTTGGCTTTTCAATTGAAACCCAAGGTGAGGCTCTTTTATCTCTAAACTTTCTTTTACTCTTGTGGGAGAGAAGAACTTGTTTTGGCAATATCCAATACAATTGGAGTTCTATTAATTTTCAGTTTGTTGATGAACTGTGCAGATGGTGATGCTAAGGGTGTCCATGCACTGCAATGGCTGCGCAAGAAAAGTTGAGAAACAtatctcaaagatggaaggtatgtaaaaatggtcctctctctctctctctctctctcttctttttttcatttctgcATTACTAGATTAGCTATCAAGTCCTTGATTGAAACTAATCAATATAAGACAATTTCTTAACTATTCTTCAACAACATTAATTATTAatgttacatatatatttaaaacatgTTAGTAATGTTGCTCCTTAGCCCTTTTACAagcatataaattttaataacaaTCCTTTACGTTTCTTTTttcaacttgtttttttttgtttgggattAATGGAACTAAAGATGAACAACATTGATTCACAAGATGAACCCAGTTGTATATCTAAAAAGGGAAAGACCGATCCGTTGAACATGTTTTCTGTGTTTGTATGTGCGTTTTGCAGTTTTTGTCTgagcaaaaatatattaaaaaaagaaaagaaaaaaccattCGAATCATAAGGATATGATGATTAATTCTACTACAAGAAAGTACACCAAATGTACAACACCCCCTCAATAAATTAGAAATACAATATCTTTTACAACTGTATGTGTTAACAAAGTATGTTGTAATTGATGTTTAATAAAAGTAATAGATTAATGTGAAATAGATATTACTCCAATTGTAATTTACCATCTTCACAAACTATGAAGAGAGTTGTGGAAAATATTTATCCATACCATactcatatttatatatatgcacaaaAATAAGACCAATATTTCTCCcctgttttatttatttatttatttatttttttgataaaaggCTAGAATCTCCCTTTTTAACCTTATCTTGCGGTTTCTctatatttctaaataaaaattttgtacgGTTTTACTTGTGTATAGTACTATATATTTCACCTAAAACTGAACTTATCTCTTTCTGCCTCTTCTCAAAAACAGGAGTGACCTCGTACAAAGTAGACTTGGAAACCAAGATGGTGGTTGTTATAGGAGACATTCTTCCTTTTGATGTGCTGGAGAGTGTCTCGAAGGTAAAAAATGCAGAGCTTTGGAATTCCCCATCTTGATGAACATGATCAATTTTTACTCCCAAATTATTCATCATTCATACATACTGTATAATACAGATGTCAAGTTCCCATTTGTCTTCTCTTTCCATGGAGAGGGAAAACATAAATCTACACCATCTAATATTGAGGTCTCTCCATGACCCAATATATATGTAAGCTTAAATATATGGGCAGTGATGCACACCGTGCAACAAGTGTTTGCCCAAATATATAATCAGTTTTGATTCAAGTACTGTACCCTAGTAACCATTAGCCTTTTACAATTTGGCTTTTAATGTTATTTGGTCAAAATGAATGGtcaaaaatatagatttaaaaaaaaaattaaggtagaaCAATTTTCTTTCGAGGGTCAAGAGCTAGTTGAATTTTCACTTCTCTCTTCATGTATAATTTAGGGTTCAAAAATGTATTTCTACAGACTAATTTGTGggtaaacaaattttataattggtACAGTAACTATataaaccattattttaaagttttctcaataacaaaattaatatataattatctcttttcttctctctatgGCCTCTCATGATAAAAAACcacttcttctcaaaaaaaaaaattaacccacgcttaaaaattaaaataacaagtGAATTTGGTGAACGGTCCAAACAAGAGGGACGATGGGTACTCGCATATATGTATAGCCCATAATGAAAAGCTCTATAAAAGGGAAGTATAAGTACGTATAACATAAATAGGCATAGGTTTTTTCATGATGTTCTCTATGACCTTCACTTTGAGAATGACATCGATCttatttatcatttattattttttggataattaaGATGAACAAACATTTATACTATAGTTCAATagcaataatttttcacatatctaacaaaaaaagaatttaaaaaaatccctTGTCAATCTTCTAAGTTAACTTATTCCTTTTCCTGTCTCTCTTGTCAGGAGCCCCACCTAGGACTGTAAATTAACTAAATTTTTCATGAACAATTCAAGTTCCACTTgaaatgtttgtttatttagcaAACAAGTCAAATTCAAGCCCAGGTTTAAGCTCGAATATTAAACAAGCAAAGCTCAAATATAATGAGCGTTTGGATAGCGTTAGGAATCCTGTGTCTGGCGTTTTgtattttcctctttcttttttttttttttcttttttttgatgcaCGCGTTTCAGCTTTTAGGAGACAAATTACACTGTTCACGCATTGTTCATGCACTATTTacgcactgttcacgggacccaaaaccactttattataaaaatattaaaaatgagtctctcggcactattcacacatttaaaaattattttgctacagtgttttcagttttcaacaaaataagctgtatccaaacgaaCCCATAATGTGCTTGTGAACAAACTTATGAACATAATTAAgacttaatttaattatatataatattatatttttatatgtatatttgtctaaaaaaacttatatagaTTTGAGACTGAATTGTATAAGTTTGTAAATAGATTCAtatgatatcaaattttttttttttgtagtttattaataatataaacaatccATTCGTAATAAAAATTCAGAGATTTGTGAAGGAATAAAACATTTATGTCATAGTTTTACCACATATGAGAAATGAATTAGTTAAGAAAATGAATTAAGCTTAAACATGTAACCTTATTTGGTGATAAGCTTGAGCTTAGTgtatgttcaaaataaaattatatgaacAAACATGAATTTTTAGTACTCGATTCAGCTTGTTTACGGCCCTAAATCTACACGGCTCCTCACTCCTCTcctgaaaaaaaattgttatgtgGCAACAAAAGCGAGGATGGAAGTAGAAATCTTTTTTA
This genomic stretch from Castanea sativa cultivar Marrone di Chiusa Pesio chromosome 1, ASM4071231v1 harbors:
- the LOC142622431 gene encoding protein SODIUM POTASSIUM ROOT DEFECTIVE 2, coding for MGKLSFGKVLDCFSLSSCSSSCFCMNSAETQDEFESKPLIASDKSQLLRLKDVVSGKQTLAFQLKPKMVMLRVSMHCNGCARKVEKHISKMEGVTSYKVDLETKMVVVIGDILPFDVLESVSKVKNAELWNSPS